CAACACCCGCGGCATCGACGCCCAGCGCCCGACCACGGCCGCCGGGCACGGCACGCACGACACGACGTCCAGCGTGCAGCGCTTCCAGCTGCCCGACGACCGGACGATCAAGTCGTACACGCCGAAGGTGTTCAAGCAGAACGGCTGGACGAACAACTCCGTCCAGGTGGCGAACGGCAAGAACAAGAAGCCGGTTCCCGTGCCCGCGCGACTCGGCGACCCATCGCCGATCAAGCACGTGTTCCTGCTCGTCAAGGAGAACCGGACCTACGACCAGATTCTCGGTGACCTCCCGCAGGGCAACGGCGACGCCGCGCTGGCACAGTTCGGCGAGAACGTGACGCCGAACCAGCACGCGCTGGCGCAGCAGTTCGGGTTGTACGACAACACGTACGACATCGGCACGAACTCCGCCGAGGGCCACAACTGGCTCATGCAGGCCGACGACCCGGAGTACACCGAGTCCTCGGCCGGCGAGTACCTGCGCAGCTACGACACCGAGGACGACGTGCTGGGCCACCAGGCCTCCGGCACGCTGTGGTCGGGCGCGGAGGCCGCGGGCAACACCGTCCGCGACTTCGGCGAGTTCCAGCAGTTCCTGACCAAGCCGTCGGGCGCGTCGTGGCAGAACCTGTACTGCGACTCGAAGAACATGGCCGCGACGGGTGAGCCCAGCGCCTACCCGCTCGTGTCGTCGTCGCCGATCCCGTCGCTCAACGACGTGTCGGTGCACGGCTTCCCGAAGTTCGACACCAGTGTGCCGGACGTGTACCGGGAGCAGATCTGGAAGCAGGACTTCGAGAAGAACGGTCCGGCGAACCTCAACATGTTCTGGCTTTCCAGTGACCACACCGGTGGTCCCGCGAACGCCGCCGCGCAGGTCGCGGACAACGACCTCGCCGTGGGCGAGATCGTCGACGAGATCTCGCACAGCCAGTACTGGAAGGACTCCGCGATCTTCGTGGTCGAGGACGACTCCCAGGCCGGGCTGGACCACGTCGACGGGCACCGGGCGCCGATCCAGATCATCAGCCCGTATGCCCAGCACGGGGTCGTGGACAGCACGTACTACTCGCAGATCACGATGGTTCGCACGATCGAGCAGATCCTCGGGATCCAGCCGATGAACCAGAAGGACAGCGCGGCCACGCCGATGGCGAGTGCCTTCACGGCCAAGCCGAACCTGACGCCGTTCAACGCGGTGGCGAACCGCACTTCGCTCACGGGCGGCCTCGCGACGCAGCCGTCGTGCGGTCCGGACGTGGTGGCTCCGCAGTTCGCCTCCGTCCAGCCCGACACCGCGGTGCCGGCGGACAAGCAGCAGGTCGCTTCGCAGTGGTCGGCGTGGCAGAAGAATCAGCGCCTGACCGGTCCGAACGCGACGGCGGACTACGCGAACCCCGCGCAGATGAACCACTTCACGTGGTATCAGACGCACGGGTTCAAGACCCCGTACCCCGGTGAGAACAAGGTGTTCTCACCGGACCAGGTGCCGGGCGCGTTCATCCCGTCGGCCGAGTCGGACGGCTGAGTTTCCGGTTGATCAGTGACACGGGCCCCCGGCCGGCTTCCCGCCGGCCGGGGGCTTCGTGCGTTCGGGACAGGAATCCCTGGCGATTCGGGCAGCCGCGCCCCGGTGCGGGCCGGGCACTGGTAACGATGGAGAGATGACCGATCCCGTCGTCACCACCCCGTACGGCCGGGTGCGGGGCAGCGTGCGCGAAGGCGTCGCGCGATTCCTCGGCATCCCTTACGCGGCCGCGCCGTTCGGCGAGGCGCGGTTCCGGGCTCCGCGCCCGCCCGAGGCGTGGGACGGCGTGCGGGACGCGCTCGAGTTCGGACCGACCGCGCCTTCGGTGCCGTTGCCGGGTTCGTTCCTGGCGGAGCCGGTGGTCGAGGGGCCGGGCTGCCTCAACCTCAACGTGTGGACGCCCGATCCGGACGCGGCGGGCCTGCCGGTGCTGGTGTGGCTGCACGGCGGCTCGAACGTCACCGGTTCGTCGGCGATGCCGATCTACGACGGAGCGGCGTTCGCGCGGCGCGGGGTCGTGTTCGTGTCGGTGAACTTCCGGCTCGGCGCGGAAGGCTTCGCGCTCTTGCCGGACGCCGTCGCGAACCGCGCGCTGCTCGACCAGGTCGCGGCACTGGAGTGGGTGCGCTCCGGGATCGCGGCGTTCGGCGGCGACCCGGGCGCGGTGACGTTGTTCGGCACGTCGGCGGGCGCGGGCGCGACGCTGGCGCACGTGGCGATGGACCGCGGCCTGTTCCGGCGGGCGATCGTGCAGAGCGCCAGCGCGCGGGCCGCGCTTTCCGCGTCCGACGCGCTTCTGGTCACCGGCGAGATCGCACGCGCGGCCGGCGTGGAGCCGACGGCGGCAGGGTTCGCGCGCGTCGCGCCGGAGAAGCTCGCCGCGCTGTCGACGGCGGCCGTCACGGACCTCACGGCCGACCTCGACCCCGCTCGCTGGGGCGCGACGACCGTGGCCGCCGCGCAGCCGTTCCTGCCGGTGGTCGACGCCGACGTGCTGGCCGAGCCGCCGTTCGACGTCGTCGTGCGCGGCGGCGAGGTGGATCTCCTGATCGGCACCAACGCCGACGAACTGCTGGCGCTGGCCGGCGCGTCGCTCCCGGACGGTGTCTCGCATTCCGACGTGAGGGAGTTGCTGGGACGGCTGGGTCTCGCGGTGGAAGCCACTCCCGAAGGGACCACGCCGGTCGAGCTCTACGCCGACGTGCTGACCGACGCCCTGTTCCGCCGTCCGGTCTCGGAGATCGCGCGGGCGCGGCCGGCGTTCGTGTACGAGTTCGCGTGGCCCTCGCCGTTGCCCGGGGTGGGCGCGGCGCACGGACTGGAGCTGGGGTTCGTGTTCGGCAACCTCGGGTTGTCCGGTCTCGAAGGGCCGACGCCGCCGCGCGAGCTGGCCGATCGGGTGCAGGCGGCGTGGGTGGCGTTCGCCGCGACCGGTGACCCAGGGTGGCCGCGGCACGGCGAGGACGGCGGGGTGTTCGTGTTCCGGGCCTGACTGCCGTCCTTGAAAAACGACGCGTTCGCGCGGGCGTGGATCGCCGTTACTGTCGGGTGCATGTCCGGCGCCGTGCTTCTCGCCGTCGACGAGAACGCGGATGCGCTGCGTGACGTCGAACGGGAACTACGCGACCGCTACGCCCGCCACTACCGCGTCGTGTGCCTTTCCTCGGCGCCGGAAGCGTTGGCGCTGCTCGAAGAACTCGCCGCGGCCGGCGAAGACGTCACGCTCGTGCTGGCCGGTCAACGGCTTTCCGGTACGACGGGCGGCGAATTGCTGGCCCAGGCGCGCCGGCTGCACCCGCACGCGAAACGCGGGCTGCTGATCGCGTGGGGCGAATGGGGAGACCGGGCCACGGGCGAGGCGATCTTCGACGCGATCGCACGTGGCCACATCGACCACTACGTGCTCCGGCCGCTGGCCGCGCCGGACGAGGTCTTCCACCACGCGATCTCGAACCTGCTGCTCGAATGGACCGAGCTGCGGCGCACGTCGCCCTACACGATCCACGTGGTCGGCGACTCCTGGGCCGGCCGCGCGTACCAGCTGCGGGAAGTCCTCGGGCGGTGCGCGTTCCCGCACTCGTTCTCCCTGGCCGACTCGAGCGAAGGACGCGCCCGCATCGCCCGGGCCGGGCCGGGCGAGCTCCCGATCGTCGTCTTCCCCGACGGCACGGTCCTGCGCAACCCCACCGACGCCGACATCGCCGTGGCCTCGGGCGCACCGGTCAACCCGGACCGCATGGAGTTCGACCTCGTGATCGTCGGCGCCGGGCCGGCCGGGCTGTCGGCGGCCATGTACGGCGCGTCGGAAGGGTTCGGCACGCTGGTCGTCGACGAGGGCGGGCTCGGGGGCCAGGCGACGTCCAGCTCACTGATCCGCAACTACCTCGGTTTCCCCCGCGGCGTCAGCGGCCGCCGGCTGGCGCAGCAGGCGTACGACCAGTCGTGGGTGTTCGGGGCGAAGTTCGTGTTCATGCAGCGAGCGGCCGAACTGCGGCGCGAGGACGAGCTCGCGATCACGCTCTCCAACGGCACGCGGGTGCGGTCGCGCGCGGTGTTGCTCGCGCTGGGCGCCACCTACCACCGGCTGGGCGTGCCGGCTCTGGAAGCGTTGAACGGGGCCGGCGTCTACTACGGCGGTCCGGCGTCCGAGGCGCCCGGCGTCGCCGACCGCGAGGTCTACGTCGTCGGCGGCGGGAACTCGGCCGGCCAGGCCGCGTTGTACCTGGCGCGGTACGCCAGGCAGGTCACGCTCCTGGTCCGCGGCCGGTCGCTGGGCGCGGGCATGTCGCACTACCTCGCCCGGGAGATAGAGGCCACCCCGCGGCTGGAGGTGCGGCTCGCCACCGAGATCGCCGGTGGAGGGGGCAACGGATGGCTGGAGCACCTCGTGCTTCGCGACCGGCTGACCGAGCGCGAGGAGACCGTGGCCGCCGACGGGTTGTTCGTCATGATCGGGGCGCACCCGCACACGGGCTGGCTACCGCCGGAAGTCGAGCGGGACGACCGCGGCTTCGTCGTGACGGGCCCGGACCTGCGCGCCTGGCCGCTCTCGCGGGACCCGTTGCCACTGGAGACGAGCCTGCCCGGCGTGTTCGCGGCGGGCGACGTGCGGCACGGTTCGGTGAAGCGGGTGGCGTCGGCGGTGGGCGAGGGTTCGGTCGCGATCCAGCTGCTGCACCGGATGTTCGCGGCCGAGGCGCTGCGGCCGCGGGGGCGGCCGCAGGAGCCGGCGGAACCTGTCGGGCGGTGAAGCCGCGGTCGGGACCGCCTTCAGGACCGGCTTCCCCGCGAGTGCGACTCCAGCATCGTGCGGAGGAACTCGCCGACGGTGATCGCGTCGGTTGCCGGTGGCGCGGTGTCCGCGGGGGTGATGGGGGCGAGCAGGACGTCCGGGTTCGGGTTGAAGAAGAAGGCCAGGCTTTGCCGCCGAGCGGCCGCCCGTCCGGGCGCGGGTTGCGGACGCGGTGCATCGGCGCCGGCCAGCGGCCGCCGGTCCACTGGGTGAGCATGCTGCCGACGTTGAGGGCCAGCACGTCCGGCGGGACCGCGACGTCTTCCCACGTGCCGTCGGGTAGCTGGACCTGCAAGCCCGACGGTTCTTCCCCCGCGACGGCCAGGACCGTGAGGCACGAGCGATCCTTGTGCGCGCTCGCGCGGATCCGGTCGGAGGCCCAGGCGTCGTCGCCGAGCGCGGGGTAGTCGATGGCCACGAGGTAGCTCGCACTGTGGTTCGTCTTGGCGGTGAAGTAGTCCGCGTCGACCCCCAGGGGGAGGGTCAACGCGCGCAGCACGTGCTTGGTCAGCTGCTCCATCTCGTCGTAGCGGGTGCGAAGAGCGGCCACCAGCTCATCGTGGCGCCGCGCCGCTTCGGTGGTGCTGTCGCAGGGCGCGCTGCCGCTCGAACCGATCGCGAAGCGTTCCTTGAGGTCGGGCGGAGAGCTCGACGTCGTCGAGCCGCGCACCGTCGACAGCCCTGAGTAGCCCAGGAACTCGCCGGCCGCGGGGGCGAACGACTCCTTTTCCGCCTTCGGCAGGTCGAAGAAGTCCTGCGCCGCGCGGAACGCCCGCGACAGGGACTCCGTCCCGACGCCGTGCCCGGTGGCCGGCAGGAGGCCGAGCTCGGTGAACGAACCGTCGACGCGGTTCGAGACGAGCTCGTCCCGCTCACGGCCGCCCACCCGCAGGTCCACTGTGGAAACCGAGTTCAGAGACCCAGCCATCGCACGTCCCCCTCTTTCTGCGCCCGCGGCCCGGGAAGGACCCGCGGATATCCGATGGGGAGGATCCCCACGAGCGTGCGGTCGGCGATGCCCACCGCAGCACTGATTTCGGCCGAACACATGCTCGTGCGGCCGGCCCACGCGGTTCCCAGGCCTTCCTCATACGCGCCGAGAAGCACGTTCTGGATCGCCGCGGACACACTCGCGACATCGTCCTCGCCGTCGACGAACTTGCCGGCGTAGGCCAGGATCAGCACCGGAGCCGACCCGAAGTCCACGTAGAAGTCCACGATCTCCTCCACCAGCGGGCGGTTGGCCGCGAACTCCTTCTCCACCAGGCGCCGGACATCGTCGATCGCACCGCGTACGATCTCCTGGATCTCGTTCCGCTTCTCACCACCCACGACGGCGAAGACGTGGGACCGGGCGTCACCGGCCGACGGCGCCCAGAAACCCAGCTCGATCACACGCTCCAGGACTTCACGCGACACCGGCTCCGAGGTGAACTTCCGGAACGTGCGTCTTCCGCGCACCACTTCGGCGAGTTCCACGCGACTTCCCTCCTGTTCGACGGACACCAGCGCTCGGTCACGCCCCGTGCGCGGGCAGGCCGCGCCAGCGCGTGAAGAGTCCCTTCTCGATCCCGAACTGGTCGAGCGCCCGCTGCACGGTGTGGTTCACGATGTCGTCCACGGTTTTCGGGGCGTGGTACATCGACGGCACCGGCGGCATGACCACTCCCCCGGCGTCGGTCACGTCCAGCATCAACCTGAGGTGCGTGCGGTTCAGCGGCGTTTCGCGAAACAGCAGAACCAGCTTTCGCCGGTCTTTCAGCTGAATGTCCGCGGCACGGGTGAGGAGGTTGTCGTTGTACGCGTTCGCCACCGAGGAAAGTGTTTTGACCGAGCAGGGCGCGATGATCATTCCGTTGACCAGGAATGATCCACTCGAGATCGCCGCGCCCATGTCCCGGACGTCATAAACGGCGTCCGCCAGGGACTTGACCGAGTCGAGGTCGTATTCGGTCTCGCACTCGATGTTCTTTCCTGCCCAGTCACTGACCACAAGGTGGGTCTCGACATCCTCGGCCGTCCGCAGCACCTCGAGCAGCCGCACACCGTAAATCGCGCCCGAACTCCCGGACATTCCGATCACGATCTTCGTTCGTCAAGCCATCCCTCGAAGCCTGAAAATTTTTACCAAAATCGATGGCCACAGTAGCTTCGCGGATCAGTTTTCGGAAAGCCCGAACTCGACTCGCCGAGGCAGCCTCCCGACCGTACCCGGAAACTGTGCACTTTCAGGAAGCGATTCGGCCGACCAGGCGACGGAAAGTGATCCCGGCCACGATTCGGAGTTGTTTTCGATCTTTTCCTCAGGCTCGAGGAGTGCGCGAGTACTCGTTGCCCTCGGGGTCTGCGGCGTCGCCGGGCTCGCCGGGCGTCGGCGGGCCCAGGGCGGGGCGCAGGCGGTTGCGGCCGTGTTTGGTGTCCGACGAGAGCAGGAACTCGATCGCCGGTCCGCGGCCCGAAGGGCTGCGCAGGCCGGTGATCTCCGGGCGGGTCGACGTGACCGGCCACCCGATCAACGCCGACCAGAAAGCGGCGAGGCGAGCGGGATCATGGGAATCGACGACGAGCGCGGCGAGAGCGCCCGTGTCGGCATACTCGGGGCGGGGCTCCAGGACGCAGAACTCGTTGCCCTGAGGATCGGCGAGGACCACCCAGGGGACGGCACCCTGACCGACGTCCAGGAGCCGCGCACCGAGCGCCAGGGCATGGGCGACCACCTCGCGCTGGTGGTCGAGGGTGCGACCGGCCAGGTCGAGGTGGAGCCGGTTCTTGTGCGTCTTGGCGGCCGTTTCGGGGACGAAGACGAGGGTGAACTCGCAGCCGTCGGCGTCCGGGGGCCCCACGACCGGGCCGTGCCGCTGCCAGCCGAGCAGCGCGGCCCAGAACCCGGCAAGGTCCAGGGGCCGCGCCGCATCGACGGTGAGGGCGGACGGCGTCGTCATGGGACGAAGGTAGCGGGAGCCACCGACAGGAACCGGGGAAGCTTCCCCACTTTCCGGTTCAGCGGGTGGCCAGCCGCAGCAAGGCCCAGAGCTGGGCGGCCAGGTCGTGGCCGCGCGAGGAGACAACGGCGGTCGGGGCGGCGCGGCCCCACAGCCAGAGGTAGACGTTGGCCGGGTCGCCGCTGACGAGCTCGTCGGCGGACCGGGCCTCCTCGGGCGAGCAGCGCCACGCGTCCATGGTTTCGGGGCCGGCACGGGCGATCCAGCTGTGTCCGCCGGTCTGGATGCCGACGGTGCCGTGGCGGGTGCCGGTGAGGCCGAGCAGGGCGAGCTTGTGGCCGAAGTACAGGGTGAGCACCTCGTCGACGCCGTCGGTGGCGAGGTCGGCGGCCACAGCCGGGTGGTCGACGCCCGCGGCGCGCTCGACGTCGACGCGGTGCACGAGTGTTTCGTGGAGCGTGCGGCGGCGCCAGAAGCCGTAGGTGGGATCGGCGGACCACCAGGTAGCGGCGTGGTCGGCCGGGTCGTGGGCGGCCAGTTCGGCGATCAGTGCGTCGCGGCCCGAGGCGTAGTACTCCGCGACGGTTTCTTCCTGGTGCGGGAAGCGCTGCCACTGCGCGGGCTTGTGGCCCTCGCGCAGCCAGCCGAGGGTGACGCGGTGGACGCTGCCGACGTGACGCAGCAGCTCCCCCAGCGTCCAGCCGGGGGCCGTGGGCACCGGCGCCTCGGCCGACGCCGTGTGCGCCACCTCCCCCAGCACGCGCGCTTCGATCTCCAGCACTTCGAGCAACCGGCCGTGGTCGACCGGGCCGAGCTCACGCGACATGGGCTTCGCCGGAGATGGGCAGGCCGTGGACGAGCCGGCGGACCAGCTCGAGGAACAGACCGGTGGCGCGCAGCAAGTTCGCGGCCGACTCGGCCGTGACCTTGCCCGTGATGCCGGCTTCGGCGGCCGCGCGCGTGGCCGAGTTGGCTGCGAAAAAGGCAGACCACTCCTGCAGCTCCGGCGCCACGGCGTCGAGCAGCACCCAGCCGCTGGCCGGACGGCCGCGACCCCGGCGCGGCCGCCCGCGCACGGCGAGCACCGCCGCCGCACCGCGCAGCGCCGAGAGGTAGGCGCCGATGAACCGCTCGGCGGGATCACGTTCGTTTTCGGCGTCGGCCAGGCCGCGCTTGGCCTGGGCGAGCAGGGTGGCCGCCGCCGGGGGTGCCGGCGGGCGCAGCGACAGGGGCAGCTGAGGCTGCCCGGGGTCAGGGGACACGACCGAGACGGACATGACGACCCTCCTCCCGCTCGGGCGAGTCCGGCCGGTGCCCGGCTGCGGGGCGCTTCCCCCGCCCCTCGCCGGGCACCGACCGGTGAACACTCACCGGATGTCGAACGTCTGTTCGAACGATTTCCAGAGTAACCCCCGGTGCCGCGTTCTCTCAACCCCGCCGGTGGAATCCGGGGACGTGGTGCGGGACACGGTGCCGTCGGCGTGGTCTCATAACGGCATGAGCTCCCTCGACCATCCCGCCGTCGCCAAGGTCACAGCCGCTCTGGGCGAAGCAGGCCAGCAGGCCGCCGCCGAGGGTGTGCGCGTGTTGCCGGCCGAGGTCCGCACCGCGGCCCAGGCCGCCGAAGCGCTCGGGGTCGAGGTCGGCGCGATCGCCAACAGCCTCGTGTTCCGCGCCCGCACGACCGGCGGCGAGGAGACGGCCCTGCTCGCCCTCACCTCCGGCGCGCACCGCGCCGACCCGGCCCGCCTGGCCGCGCTCGCCGGCCTCGCCGAGGTGGGCAAGGCCGACGCGGACTTCGTGCGCGAGCACACCGGCCAGCCCATCGGCGGCGTCGCCCCCGTCGGGCACCCCCGGCGGCTCGTGACGCTCGTGGACACGGCCCTGCGCGCCTACGACGAGGTGTGGGCCGCGGCCGGGCACCCGAAGTCGGTGTTCCCGACGACGTTCGACGGGCTCGTCGAGCTGACCGGGGGCACCCCGGGCGCGCTCGCGGCGGGAGTGCAGGATGGACAGCCGTGACCGCCATGTCCTCCGGGTGTTCCCGATACGTGCAGTTGTCCGCGGACGAGTTCCGCACACGCCTGCCCGAAGCGCTGGCCATCTACGTGAAGGCCATGCAGTACCCCGAAGGCACCGCCGAGCAGCGCGCGCCGATGTGGCTCACCCACGCGTTGCGCGAGGGCTGGCGCTGCATGGCCGCCCTCGACGCCGACGACGTGCTGCTCGGCCTCGCCTACGGGTACAAGGGCCGCGCCGGGCAGTGGTGGCACGAGCAGGTGCGCCACGGCCTCACCCGCCGCTCCGGCCCCGAGGAGGCCGAGCGGTGGATGAGCGACTACTTCGAGCTCACCGAGATCCACGTGCGCCCCGAGAACCAGGGCAAGCAGATCGGCGAGGACCTGCTGCGCCGGCTGCTCGACGGAGTCGGCAACGCCAACGTGCTGCTGTCCACGCCCGAAGGCACCAGCCGGGCGTGGAAGCTCTACCGGCGCACCGGCTTCGTCGACGTGCTGCGCGACTACCAGTTCACGGGCGATCCGCGTCCGTTCGCGATCCTCGGCCGTCCGCTGCCGCTCGACCCGAACTAGGTTCCGGGCGCCAGTAGCCGACGGCCAGGGCCGCGGTCAGCAGGGCCGCGCCGCCCCAGGCCTGCGGGCTCAGGTGCTCGTGGAGGAAGGCGACGGACAGGATCGTCGCCGTGAGCGGTTCCAGCAGCGCCGACAGCGCACCGAGCACGGGGTGGGCCATGGTGAGGCCCTTGAAGTACGCGGCGTACGCGAGCGCCGTCGGCACGACGCCGAAGTAGACGGCGACGAGCAGCACGTCGGTCCGGGCGGGCAGCGCCATGCCCAGCGTGAGGGCGGCCGGGGTGAGCAGGAGGCCGCCGGTGAGGCAGCCGTACGCGGTGGTGGCCAGGGGATCGTCGACCGGGCGGGTGGTGAGGATCGCGAACCCGGCGGCCGCGGCGAGGGCCAGGACGATGGCTGCTTTCGAGGTTTCGGCGTGGGGCGTCCAGGACAGCAGCACCAGGCCGATCAGGGAGCCGACGACCGACAGCAGGGTCCAGGACCGCGGTGCCCGGCGCTTCCGGACCACCGTGGCGACGGTGAGCATCACGGGTGCGGCGCCGATGGTGGTCATGGTCGCCGTGGCGACGGACCCGAGCGCGACGGCGGCGAAGTAGGTCGTCTGGAAGAACGCGAACAACGCGCCGACGACAAGCACCCGCTTGATTTGCGCGCGGGTTCGCGGAATCCCCTTGCCGGACACCGCGATCGCCGCCGCCCCTCCCAGCAGCAACCGATACGCGGCGACGGCCAGCGGAGGCAACCCGGCGAGCTGCCCGAGCAACGACCCGGCCAACCCCCCGGTCCCCCACAACACCCCGGCGACAACCAGCGCGACCGACCCGCGGGCGCGCTCGGACAGGACAACAGACATGGACAACGCTCCAGCGTCGAAGGATTCCGGACATCGACGACGCGGGGCGGTTTTTCGCTTTTGTGCAGCACTGATCAGCCGCGGGGTCCCTGGGGGACTCACCCGCGGCGGACACCACCCCGCTCAGAGCGCGGGCGGTGGGGTGACGAGGAAGATCCGGTGCACGGGGCGGAGTTTAGGGGGTGGAGTGGTGGTGGCGCCACGGATTTTGGGGCGGCGGAACAGAAGATGGTGCTGGTAGCCCGATTGGAGGGCCACCACCCGCGGCAGACACCCCCCGCCCTCCCTGAGGGGGGCGTCCCCATGTCCATTCTATCGGCCCCCACCGACAAAACCCGGCGTCGAGCCGAGCTGGGGCCGAGTTGTCCACAACTCAGAGGAGCCGTGGACAACTCGGGAATTCGGGGCTGCGCAAGGAGAACTCCCAGCGGCTGGCTGAACACGGAGAAAGTCGAGCCGAAACCGGCGAGCGGCCGAGACCCGGAGCCAGCGAACCGGAGAAACTCAGCTCAGCAAAGCCAGCTGCTCCCGCAACGTGTCCAGCCCCATCCCGCCCATCTCCAGCGCGCGGGTGTGGAACTGCTTGATGTCGAAGGCATCCCCCAGCCGCCGGCGGGCGTCGTCGCGGGCGGCGAGCCACAGGCGTTCGCCGAGTTTGTACGCGGGGGCCTGGCCGGGCCAGCCGAGGTAGCGGTCGATCTCGTCGCGGACGTGGGCCTGGTCGGTGATGGTGCGGGTGAGCATGAACTCCAGGCCGAGGTCCGGGGTCCAGCGCGAGCCCTCGTGGAAGCCCGTGCCGCGAGGAATCTCGAGTTCCAGGTGCATGCCGAGGTCGACGACGACGCGGGCGGCGCGGAACAGTTGCTCCGAAAGCATCCCCAGCAGGTTGCCGTCGTCCGACAGATACCCGAGCTCCTGCATGAGGCGCTCGGAATACAGTGCCCAGCCCTCGCCGTGGGCGGAAATGAAGGTCATGAGCCGCTGGTACTTGTTGAGCGACGCGGCCTGGTTCACGGCCGTCGCGATCTGCAGGTGGTGGCCCGGCACGCCCTCGTGGTACACAGTGGACACTTCGCGCCAGGTGGTGAACTCGTCCTTGTCCGCCGGCAGCGACCACCACATCCGCCCGGGACGGGTGAAGTCCTCGCTCGGCCCGGTGTAGTACGCGCCGACGCCGCCGCCCGGCGGGGCGATCCGGCACTCCAGCGCCATGAGCCGGTCGGGGATGTCGAAGTGCTTGCCGCGCAAGGACTTCAGGGCCTCGTCGGACAGGGACTGCATCCAGGCCTCGAACTGCGGACGGCCCTGCACGCGGTAGCGCGGGTCGGCGTCGAGCACCTCGGCGGCCTCCGCGACGGACGTGCCCGGGCGGATCCGCTCGGCCACCGCGCGCATCTCGGTTTCGATGCGGGCGAACTCGTGCCAGCCCCACTCGTAGGCCTCGCGCAGATCCAGCTCCGCGCCGATGAAGTACCGCGACCACAGCCGGTAGACGTCCTCGCCCACGGCGTCCTTGGCCGGGGCCTTCGGCGCGAGCTCGGCGCGCAGGAAGCCGGCGAACTCCGCGAACGCCTCGTCGGCCGCGCGGGCGCCCGCCTGCAGGTCGCCGGACAACGCGGCACCCACCTCGCCCGCGTTGCCCACGAGGCCGGCGAAGAAGCTCGGCCCCTCGCCGAGGCCGGCGTAGGTGTCGCACTGCTCGGCGACCTTGCCGACCTGCCGCAGCGCCGAAACGCGCCCGGCGTCGGCCGCGGTCAGCAGCGACGCGCGCATCCCCGCGAGCGCCTCGGGCACCTTCTTCAGGCGGGCCGCGATGTCGGCCCACTGCTCGGGTGTGTCCATCGGCATCAGGTCGAACACCATGCGCAGGTCCTGCACCGGGCTCGCGATCACGTTCAGCGCGGCGACGTCGAGGCCGGTGTCGTGGATCTCCACGTCCAGGCCCACGCGCTCGGTGAACACCGCCTTCGCGACCCGCTCCCCCGCGTCGGCGGGCTCGGCGGCGCTGACGTCCGCGAGCGCCTTCGCCGCCAGCGCGGCCCGGGCGGCGTGGCCGGCGGGCGAGTAGTCGGTGAGCTGGTCGTCGTATCCCGCGACGCCGAGCATGGTGGCCGCGACCGGGTCCACGGCCGCGTAGTCGTCGACGTACCGGTCGGAAATCCCGTGCACGCTTTGTTCGGTGGAAGCCATGGGCCGAACCGTACCGGCCTGGGGCCGGCCAGGGATACGGACTTACGCGCGCGCCGGCACGAGCCCGAGGCGCGTGACCACCTCGCGCGTGGCCTTGGACCGGTTGAACGTGTAGAAGTGCAGATCCGGCACGCCTTCGGCGAGCAGTTTCTCACCCAGTTCGGTGACGGCGTCGATCCCGGCCGCGCGAAACGCCTTCGGGTCGTCCGAAAGCGGCTCCAGCCGGTCGAGCAGCCGCTGCGACGCGGGCGCGCCGGAGAGCTTGACCGTGGTGTGCAACGTGCGCGGCGTGGTCAACGGCATGATGCCGGGCAGCACCAGCGCGTCGCAGCCCGCGGCGGCCACGCGGTCGCGCAGCCGTAGGAAGTCCTCGGCCTCGAAGAACAGCTGCGCGATGGCGAAATCGGCCCCGGC
The sequence above is a segment of the Amycolatopsis sp. 2-15 genome. Coding sequences within it:
- a CDS encoding DUF885 domain-containing protein, with protein sequence MASTEQSVHGISDRYVDDYAAVDPVAATMLGVAGYDDQLTDYSPAGHAARAALAAKALADVSAAEPADAGERVAKAVFTERVGLDVEIHDTGLDVAALNVIASPVQDLRMVFDLMPMDTPEQWADIAARLKKVPEALAGMRASLLTAADAGRVSALRQVGKVAEQCDTYAGLGEGPSFFAGLVGNAGEVGAALSGDLQAGARAADEAFAEFAGFLRAELAPKAPAKDAVGEDVYRLWSRYFIGAELDLREAYEWGWHEFARIETEMRAVAERIRPGTSVAEAAEVLDADPRYRVQGRPQFEAWMQSLSDEALKSLRGKHFDIPDRLMALECRIAPPGGGVGAYYTGPSEDFTRPGRMWWSLPADKDEFTTWREVSTVYHEGVPGHHLQIATAVNQAASLNKYQRLMTFISAHGEGWALYSERLMQELGYLSDDGNLLGMLSEQLFRAARVVVDLGMHLELEIPRGTGFHEGSRWTPDLGLEFMLTRTITDQAHVRDEIDRYLGWPGQAPAYKLGERLWLAARDDARRRLGDAFDIKQFHTRALEMGGMGLDTLREQLALLS